One part of the Maridesulfovibrio sp. genome encodes these proteins:
- the mqnE gene encoding aminofutalosine synthase MqnE has translation MISKNYFKNAGLGSILDKVLAEERISTEDGLTLFNCPDLNALGALASIRRRQLHGDKTFYVINRHINYTNICVNGCLFCAYARKPGQEGSFKLSKEDILKKLESAPIPPREVHIVGGCHHNIPLSFFEETFIEIKKLLPRSVIKSFTAVEISHFAAFEGISTIEVLKRLKAAGSEMLTGGGAEIFNPEVRAKICPEKLPGKDWLRIHGEAHELGYTTNCTMLYGHVESYADRVDHLDQLRRQQDISGGFNCLINLPFLTANSRLKIDNPLTGVDELRNMAVSRLMIDNIPHIKAYWVMLGVKQAQAALHFGADDFDGTVVEEKIGHMAGANSEQGLSRNELEEMIIGCGFRPVERDAAFNEV, from the coding sequence ATGATCTCAAAAAATTACTTTAAAAATGCCGGACTCGGTTCCATCCTCGACAAGGTTCTTGCCGAAGAAAGGATTTCCACTGAGGACGGACTTACCCTTTTTAACTGTCCCGACCTCAACGCGCTTGGAGCGCTAGCTTCCATCCGCAGGCGCCAACTGCACGGTGATAAAACTTTTTATGTCATAAACCGCCACATCAATTACACAAATATTTGTGTAAACGGCTGCCTGTTCTGTGCTTATGCTCGCAAACCAGGACAAGAAGGTTCCTTCAAACTGAGCAAAGAAGATATTCTTAAAAAGCTTGAGAGTGCTCCAATTCCACCCCGCGAAGTTCATATTGTTGGTGGGTGCCACCATAATATCCCGCTCTCATTTTTTGAAGAGACTTTCATTGAAATAAAGAAGCTCCTTCCACGGTCAGTAATCAAATCGTTCACCGCAGTGGAAATCTCACATTTCGCCGCTTTCGAAGGAATATCTACGATCGAAGTACTAAAACGTTTGAAAGCTGCAGGTTCTGAAATGCTTACCGGGGGCGGTGCTGAAATTTTCAATCCTGAAGTCCGCGCAAAAATATGTCCTGAAAAACTTCCCGGCAAAGATTGGCTGCGTATCCATGGAGAAGCTCACGAGCTGGGCTATACAACAAACTGCACCATGCTTTACGGACATGTTGAATCCTACGCGGACCGCGTGGACCATCTTGATCAGCTTCGGCGCCAACAGGATATCTCAGGCGGTTTCAACTGCTTAATCAACCTGCCATTTCTGACTGCAAACAGCAGGCTTAAAATTGATAATCCACTGACAGGCGTTGATGAACTTCGCAACATGGCTGTCAGCCGACTTATGATCGATAACATTCCACACATCAAAGCATACTGGGTTATGCTCGGCGTCAAACAGGCACAGGCCGCTCTTCATTTCGGTGCAGACGATTTCGACGGGACCGTGGTCGAGGAAAAAATAGGACATATGGCCGGGGCAAATTCAGAACAAGGTCTCAGCCGTAATGAGCTGGAAGAAATGATCATCGGGTGCGGTTTTAGACCCGTTGAACGCGATGCTGCTTTTAATGAGGTTTAA
- the mqnC gene encoding cyclic dehypoxanthinyl futalosine synthase — MNNLTQSPAEVLEIGARIDAGERIDFDEAVTLMEKADLFDLGSLAHSIRMKKHPEPNVTYVIDRNINYSNICDCGCRFCAFFKAPGKDGGFVISREELAQKIQETIDLGGTQILMQGGHHPELPLSFYEDMLRFIKENYPVHIHAFSPPEVVYWSELNGITVKEVLERLIAAGLASIPGGGAEILVDEVRSRIAPKKCSTAKWLEVMETAHSLGLRTTATMMFGHEEQPVDRIKHLFALREVQDRTGGFTAFIPWTFQPDHTNIPYARKMTSIEYLRMLAVSRIVLDNFDNVQVSWVTMGPKISQLALFYGGNDFGSTMIEENVVKAAGVSFRLSEAEIHNLIAKAGFVPKQRLMDYTLVENINE, encoded by the coding sequence ATGAATAATCTTACTCAAAGCCCTGCTGAAGTTCTGGAAATCGGTGCAAGAATAGACGCCGGAGAACGTATTGATTTTGATGAAGCCGTTACCTTGATGGAAAAGGCTGATCTCTTTGACCTTGGTAGCCTTGCCCACTCCATCAGGATGAAGAAACATCCTGAACCCAACGTTACCTATGTTATCGACCGCAACATCAACTATTCCAACATCTGTGATTGCGGATGCCGTTTCTGCGCTTTTTTCAAGGCGCCCGGTAAAGATGGCGGGTTCGTTATAAGCCGTGAAGAACTGGCCCAGAAAATTCAGGAAACAATTGATCTGGGGGGGACCCAGATTTTAATGCAGGGTGGACATCACCCTGAACTGCCGCTGTCTTTTTACGAAGACATGCTGCGCTTCATAAAAGAGAATTATCCGGTTCACATCCATGCCTTTTCTCCGCCGGAAGTTGTTTACTGGAGTGAGTTAAACGGAATAACTGTCAAAGAAGTCCTTGAGCGTCTTATAGCTGCCGGACTGGCTTCTATTCCTGGTGGAGGAGCTGAGATCCTAGTGGATGAAGTGCGAAGCAGAATTGCGCCTAAGAAATGCAGCACTGCTAAATGGCTCGAAGTCATGGAAACAGCGCATAGTTTAGGGCTGCGCACTACCGCTACCATGATGTTTGGACACGAAGAACAGCCTGTTGACCGCATTAAACATCTTTTTGCTCTACGAGAAGTCCAGGACCGCACCGGAGGATTCACTGCTTTTATCCCATGGACCTTTCAGCCGGATCACACAAACATTCCTTATGCCCGGAAGATGACCAGCATTGAATATTTACGCATGCTTGCAGTTTCCAGAATTGTGCTCGACAACTTCGATAACGTACAGGTTTCCTGGGTAACCATGGGACCGAAAATTTCGCAACTCGCACTTTTCTATGGCGGTAATGACTTTGGTTCAACTATGATTGAAGAAAACGTAGTAAAAGCGGCTGGAGTGAGCTTTAGGCTTTCCGAAGCAGAAATCCACAATCTGATTGCAAAAGCCGGTTTCGTGCCTAAACAGCGACTTATGGACTATACTCTCGTGGAGAATATTAATGAGTAA
- a CDS encoding menaquinone biosynthesis protein: MSNVKVGRISYLNVLPIYYPLESGLIANDFEFVYGPPAQLNKMMSEGLMHIASNSSVEYLRHSEQYLLLPDLAIGSRGPVQSVIMISRKPLEQLKGCNVLVSAQTHTSAALLKILLSEYIPLNATYKTGNATEILKDGERPEAILCIGDEALNLRKHEDYPYIFDLGEEWIRWTGLPFIFGIWTVRRDAAHREDVKQAIRDLIKAKQWGQANIEKICEMTAEKTMLNLDESRSYYDGLVYDLGNKEIQGLEVFAKYLLKTEQINNIPALEFIDV; the protein is encoded by the coding sequence ATGAGTAATGTAAAAGTCGGGCGTATTTCTTATTTGAATGTACTGCCTATTTATTACCCTTTGGAATCTGGTCTCATTGCCAATGATTTTGAATTTGTTTATGGCCCGCCTGCGCAACTGAATAAAATGATGTCTGAAGGTTTGATGCATATTGCATCTAACTCCAGTGTCGAATACCTGCGCCATTCTGAGCAGTACCTGCTGCTGCCAGACCTGGCCATCGGCAGCCGGGGACCAGTCCAATCTGTTATCATGATCAGTCGCAAGCCATTAGAGCAGCTTAAAGGCTGCAATGTACTGGTCAGTGCTCAGACACATACTTCTGCTGCACTTCTGAAGATTCTTCTTTCGGAATATATTCCTCTGAACGCCACCTATAAAACCGGTAACGCAACAGAAATACTTAAGGACGGCGAACGGCCGGAAGCTATTTTGTGCATAGGTGATGAAGCCTTAAATCTGCGCAAACATGAGGACTATCCTTATATTTTCGATCTGGGCGAGGAATGGATAAGATGGACCGGATTACCCTTCATATTCGGGATCTGGACCGTTAGGCGTGATGCTGCTCATCGTGAAGATGTCAAGCAAGCAATACGCGATCTGATTAAAGCGAAACAGTGGGGGCAGGCTAATATCGAAAAGATATGCGAAATGACCGCCGAGAAAACTATGCTGAATCTCGATGAAAGCCGTTCATATTATGACGGTCTTGTTTACGATTTGGGAAATAAAGAAATTCAAGGATTGGAAGTTTTCGCTAAATATTTGTTGAAGACTGAACAAATCAACAATATCCCTGCATTGGAATTTATCGATGTTTAG
- a CDS encoding selenium metabolism-associated LysR family transcriptional regulator — translation MDLRRLEAFCKVYELKSFSKAGKELFLSQPTISAHISTLEDELGVHLFDRLGRSIMATQAGEVLYRNAKDIYNLISKAENEINILRDKVVGDLEIGGSTIPSHYLLPDLLYNYCKKYPDVSVHLSVGDTSEILEKVRSGELILGVVGARADIPNIEFVPIMRDELVIVAPPVLVRNYDGIDDIQHLAELPWVMREGGSGTRKALEAGLSEMGTSVRELNVTVWVESTQAVVQCVKSGLGVSVTSRLAAQSLIDSGELVHIKDLPLNLERSFYLAHLQGREFFPAVRYFIEHVKQLAE, via the coding sequence ATGGACTTACGTCGACTTGAAGCATTTTGCAAAGTTTATGAATTGAAAAGTTTTTCTAAAGCAGGCAAAGAGCTTTTCCTTTCCCAGCCTACCATTAGTGCCCATATTTCCACCCTCGAAGATGAGCTTGGAGTCCATCTCTTTGACCGTTTAGGTCGTTCTATTATGGCTACGCAAGCTGGTGAAGTTCTTTATCGTAATGCAAAGGATATATATAACCTGATCAGCAAGGCTGAGAATGAAATTAATATTCTGCGTGATAAAGTTGTTGGTGATCTCGAAATCGGTGGTAGTACTATTCCTTCACACTACCTGCTTCCTGATCTGCTCTACAATTACTGCAAGAAATATCCTGATGTGAGTGTACATCTTTCAGTTGGAGACACTTCGGAAATCCTTGAAAAAGTACGCTCAGGTGAACTTATTCTCGGTGTAGTGGGTGCAAGAGCTGACATCCCCAATATAGAGTTTGTTCCTATCATGCGTGATGAATTGGTTATTGTTGCTCCTCCTGTGCTTGTGCGTAATTACGATGGTATCGATGATATTCAGCATCTGGCAGAGTTACCATGGGTAATGCGCGAGGGTGGGTCCGGTACCCGTAAAGCTCTAGAAGCCGGGTTATCTGAAATGGGTACCAGTGTGCGTGAACTTAACGTTACCGTATGGGTTGAATCCACTCAGGCTGTTGTTCAGTGCGTTAAATCGGGGCTGGGTGTAAGCGTGACATCACGACTTGCAGCACAGTCGCTTATAGATTCTGGTGAGCTGGTCCATATCAAAGATCTTCCACTAAATCTTGAAAGAAGCTTTTATCTTGCTCATCTGCAAGGGCGTGAGTTCTTTCCTGCCGTTCGCTATTTTATTGAGCATGTGAAGCAGCTTGCAGAATAA
- the rplQ gene encoding 50S ribosomal protein L17, with translation MRHNKSGRKFNRSGSHRKAMLKNLVRSLLTYEHIRTTEPKAKELRSSCEKLITLALRNDLHSRRLAYKTLENHGLVKKLFDEIGPRYEGGGGGYTRIIKLAEPRKGDCAPMCIIELTKRAVAEEAAATEAPAEAAQEA, from the coding sequence ATGAGGCATAACAAGTCCGGAAGAAAGTTCAACAGGAGCGGTTCCCACAGGAAAGCCATGCTGAAAAACTTGGTTCGCTCCCTGCTGACCTACGAACATATCCGTACCACCGAGCCTAAGGCAAAAGAACTGAGAAGCTCTTGTGAAAAGCTTATCACTCTTGCCCTTCGCAACGACCTCCACTCCAGACGTCTTGCTTACAAGACTCTTGAGAACCACGGTCTTGTTAAGAAGCTCTTCGATGAGATCGGCCCCCGCTATGAAGGCGGCGGCGGTGGTTACACCCGCATCATCAAGCTCGCTGAACCCCGTAAGGGTGATTGCGCTCCCATGTGCATCATCGAGCTGACCAAACGTGCTGTAGCTGAAGAAGCTGCAGCGACTGAAGCTCCCGCTGAGGCAGCTCAGGAAGCATAG
- a CDS encoding DNA-directed RNA polymerase subunit alpha, producing the protein MLIQDGDKLINTRNWAELVKPEQLVRDPKSNELYGKFICEPLERGFGTTIGNSLRRVLLSSMQGAAAVAVKIEGVQHEFTTIEGVMEDVTEIVLNIKQIRFAMTTDEPQFLTLRVNKQGVVTAADIQENQNVKVLNPEQIIATLSEKMDLEMTFEIRMGKGYVPADMHEGLVNEIGHIILDSSFSPIRKVAYSVEQARVGQMTNYDKLILEVFTDGSVTPEDAIAYSAKILKEQLSVFINFDEMGSEQEESKESDLDLNPNLFKSIDELELSVRATNCLKAANIRIVGELVQRTEQTMLKTKNFGRKSLDEIRRVLDSMDLKFGMILEDFDKKHQEWLKRKEKNEA; encoded by the coding sequence ATGCTTATTCAAGACGGTGACAAACTCATCAACACCCGCAACTGGGCCGAGCTGGTTAAGCCGGAACAGCTTGTGCGTGACCCCAAGTCTAACGAGCTTTATGGTAAGTTCATTTGTGAACCCCTTGAGCGCGGATTTGGAACAACCATCGGTAACTCTCTTCGCAGAGTTCTGCTCTCCTCAATGCAGGGAGCTGCCGCGGTTGCTGTAAAGATCGAAGGAGTTCAGCACGAATTCACCACTATTGAAGGTGTGATGGAAGATGTGACTGAGATTGTTCTGAACATCAAGCAGATCAGATTCGCAATGACTACAGATGAACCCCAGTTTCTTACCCTCAGGGTAAACAAGCAGGGCGTCGTCACCGCAGCTGATATTCAGGAAAACCAGAACGTCAAAGTCCTCAATCCTGAGCAGATTATAGCGACTCTCTCCGAGAAGATGGACCTGGAGATGACTTTCGAAATCCGCATGGGCAAGGGCTATGTTCCTGCTGACATGCACGAAGGCCTTGTCAATGAAATTGGTCATATCATTCTTGACTCCAGCTTTTCTCCCATTCGTAAGGTAGCTTACAGCGTGGAGCAGGCTCGAGTCGGGCAGATGACTAACTACGACAAGCTTATTCTCGAAGTTTTCACCGACGGTTCCGTTACACCTGAGGATGCTATTGCCTATAGTGCAAAGATCCTCAAGGAACAGCTCTCCGTATTCATCAATTTTGATGAGATGGGTTCAGAGCAGGAAGAGTCCAAAGAAAGCGACCTCGATCTCAACCCGAATCTGTTCAAGAGCATCGACGAACTCGAATTGTCCGTTCGTGCTACAAACTGCCTCAAGGCTGCTAACATTCGTATTGTTGGTGAACTTGTACAGCGCACTGAACAGACCATGCTTAAAACCAAGAACTTCGGACGTAAGTCTCTCGACGAAATCCGCCGCGTTCTTGACAGCATGGACCTTAAGTTCGGTATGATCCTCGAGGATTTCGATAAAAAGCATCAGGAATGGCTGAAGAGGAAAGAGAAAAATGAGGCATAA
- the rpsD gene encoding 30S ribosomal protein S4: MARYTKAKCRLCRREGEKLFIKGDRCFTDKCSYERRPYAPGIAGRMRKKMSDYAIQLREKQKVRRMYGVLEGQFRSYFKRADGMKGVTGANLLMLLETRLDNTVYRLGFANSRDQARQLVRHGIFTKNGRRVNVPSMQVKPGDVIEVREESRKIPVITEAQEVIARRGCPEWLEADGANFKGEVKAMPTREDIQFPINEQLIVELYSK; this comes from the coding sequence TTGGCCAGATATACTAAAGCAAAGTGCAGGTTGTGCCGCCGCGAAGGTGAAAAACTTTTCATCAAAGGCGACCGCTGCTTTACTGATAAGTGCTCTTATGAACGTCGTCCTTATGCTCCCGGTATTGCCGGTCGCATGAGAAAGAAAATGAGTGACTACGCAATTCAGCTTCGCGAGAAGCAGAAAGTGCGTCGTATGTACGGTGTCCTCGAAGGCCAGTTCCGCAGCTACTTCAAGCGCGCAGACGGCATGAAGGGTGTTACCGGTGCAAACCTGCTCATGCTTCTTGAGACCCGCCTTGACAACACAGTTTACCGTCTTGGTTTCGCTAATTCCCGCGATCAGGCTCGCCAGCTCGTGAGACACGGCATCTTCACCAAAAACGGCAGACGTGTTAATGTTCCTTCCATGCAGGTAAAACCCGGCGATGTAATCGAGGTTCGTGAAGAATCCCGTAAGATTCCCGTAATCACCGAAGCACAGGAAGTTATTGCCCGTCGTGGTTGCCCCGAGTGGCTTGAAGCCGATGGTGCAAATTTCAAAGGTGAAGTTAAAGCGATGCCGACTAGGGAAGATATCCAGTTCCCTATCAACGAACAGCTGATTGTCGAGCTGTACTCCAAATAA
- the rpsK gene encoding 30S ribosomal protein S11, protein MARPRRSGKKKEKKNVPVGIAHVKATFNNTIITFTDLKGNVISWATSGASGFKGSRKSTPFAAQVAAETAARKAQDQGMRTVGIFVKGPGSGREAAMRAIGNVGMKVNFIRDITPIPHNGCRPPKRRRV, encoded by the coding sequence ATGGCTAGACCTCGCCGTTCCGGCAAGAAAAAAGAGAAGAAGAATGTTCCCGTGGGCATTGCTCACGTTAAAGCAACATTCAATAATACCATCATTACCTTCACTGACCTGAAAGGTAACGTGATCAGCTGGGCTACTTCCGGTGCATCCGGTTTCAAGGGATCTAGAAAATCTACTCCCTTTGCTGCACAGGTTGCTGCTGAAACTGCTGCCAGAAAAGCTCAGGATCAGGGTATGCGTACCGTTGGTATTTTCGTCAAAGGCCCCGGCTCCGGTCGTGAAGCAGCTATGCGCGCAATCGGTAACGTCGGTATGAAGGTTAACTTCATTCGCGATATAACACCCATCCCGCACAACGGCTGTCGTCCGCCGAAACGTCGCAGGGTCTAA
- the rpsM gene encoding 30S ribosomal protein S13 — translation MARIAGVDLPKNKRLDIALTYIYGVGRTTALKILDTVGIDWTLKTDDLSGEQVNTIRKELEDNYKVEGDLRRDQIADIKRLMDIGCYRGLRHRRGLPVRGQSSKTNARTRKGPRRSVMSRKKK, via the coding sequence GTGGCTCGTATCGCTGGAGTAGACCTTCCGAAAAATAAGCGTTTGGATATTGCACTGACTTACATCTACGGAGTAGGTCGGACTACCGCTCTCAAGATTCTTGATACTGTTGGTATCGACTGGACTCTCAAAACTGACGATCTCAGTGGCGAGCAGGTTAACACCATCCGTAAAGAACTTGAAGATAATTACAAAGTTGAAGGTGACTTACGCCGTGATCAGATTGCTGATATTAAGCGTCTGATGGATATCGGTTGTTACCGTGGACTGCGTCACCGCCGCGGACTTCCCGTGCGTGGTCAGAGCTCAAAGACCAACGCAAGAACTCGCAAAGGTCCCCGTCGCTCTGTAATGAGCAGAAAGAAGAAATAA
- the rpmJ gene encoding 50S ribosomal protein L36 — protein sequence MKVRPSVKKICPKCKVIRRKGVLRVICDNPRHKQRQG from the coding sequence ATGAAAGTAAGACCATCTGTTAAGAAGATTTGTCCCAAATGCAAAGTAATCAGACGCAAGGGTGTTCTGCGGGTTATTTGTGACAACCCCAGACACAAACAGCGTCAAGGATAG
- the map gene encoding type I methionyl aminopeptidase yields MKKYRGIYLKNDKEIGLMREANRLVSTILDMLGDAIKPDITTMNLEDIACNACEDFGVKPAFKGYHGFPYALCCSVNEEIVHGFPSEKRILKEGDIVSIDMGVIYQGFYGDSARTYPVGAIAESTSRLLDVTRESLMRGIKQALPGNSLYDISRAVQEYAEGFGYGVVRRFVGHGIGRNLHEKPEVPNFVPSGLPGVQLRTGMVLAIEPMVTEGSHDIEILDDKWTAVTKDRKLSAHFEHTVAITSEGPIILSLS; encoded by the coding sequence TTGAAAAAGTACAGAGGTATCTACCTCAAGAATGACAAGGAGATTGGCCTCATGCGTGAGGCCAATCGTCTTGTTTCTACCATTCTGGATATGCTGGGTGATGCCATCAAGCCAGATATAACTACCATGAACCTTGAGGATATCGCTTGCAATGCCTGCGAAGATTTTGGTGTTAAACCAGCCTTCAAAGGCTATCATGGGTTTCCATATGCCTTGTGCTGTTCCGTGAATGAAGAGATTGTTCATGGATTTCCTTCTGAGAAAAGAATTTTGAAAGAAGGTGATATCGTCAGCATTGATATGGGAGTCATCTATCAGGGGTTTTACGGGGATTCCGCCCGCACTTACCCGGTAGGTGCTATTGCTGAGAGTACCAGCAGATTGCTTGATGTGACACGCGAATCTCTTATGCGTGGGATAAAGCAGGCATTGCCAGGTAACAGTCTTTATGATATTTCCCGTGCAGTTCAGGAATATGCTGAAGGATTCGGATACGGTGTTGTCCGTCGTTTTGTAGGACACGGTATTGGACGAAACCTTCATGAAAAACCTGAAGTACCCAATTTTGTTCCCTCTGGTCTTCCCGGTGTTCAGCTTAGAACGGGAATGGTCTTGGCCATCGAACCGATGGTTACCGAAGGGTCTCACGACATCGAAATTCTCGATGACAAATGGACCGCTGTGACCAAGGACAGGAAGCTGTCCGCCCACTTCGAGCACACAGTTGCCATTACTTCAGAAGGGCCCATAATTTTGAGCCTTTCCTGA